GCAATACACCCATGAGACTTCAACACACGTGCAGCCTCCTTTAGAAATGGTTCAGTATCAAACCAGTGAGCTGCAGATGCTGCAGTCAGTAAATCCACAGAACCATCAGGAAATGGCAGCACCTCTGCTGGACCTGACCTGTGATAAGCACAATGTCAAAACTCTCTATTAtcatttacactttattaatcttatttttCAATCTAATTGCTTGTTTGTTGGCAAGATAAGTGTGTTCTTATAACTGTTCTTACcagtataattttaaaaagctgagaTCATATTGTCCAGACAATTAAAAATTCTTTTCAGTGCACAATGCATCAtctcaaataaattgttttagaCAAACCCACACAGAGAAATAGAAAACGCTTTGTGGCAGACCTGTAGGTGACATTGGCAAACCCTGGCACTGCCCTGGCTTCCTCCACCTGGGACTCACTGACATCAATGCCCACTACTTTTTGGAAGTGAGGGGCCAAAAGACGGGTGTTCTGTCCCGTACCACAGCCCAGGTCCACAGCAAGCTCATGAGGAGGTCCTTTCTACCAAACAGGccgcatttatatttatttattaacagttattaattgttattattaattatcaatTGAGCTGAGCAaacaaatgtcatttttataacatgaattatttgcattataATAGATACATTTAAAACAGTAGGAAATTAACTGATTCGGCTTTTTTGATGGTTAAACCTTGCTTTATTTGTAAGTCTTGCATTGTgtctaataaataaatccagttTTAACTTTGCATTTGGTTTTAGTTCAGTAGGCCTATGGTAATTACACAATGTTGGCACAATTTCTTGGTTGGTACTTGTAACATTAGAGTATAACcttttattacttataataaaAGCACATTTAGTGCTAAAAATacttctaaatgttttaataatgtttacgTTACCTAAGTTTTAGCTAGTGCTTTTCATCCAACATAAGCGTATAAGCTCAATTAGGTACGGTGGTGAACCAAGAAGCCAAAACTTTGTAGTGTTACAGTAACTAAGGTAGTATTACAGAAATGAATGACTGCATGATTGAATAACTATCCTACCTTTTTGTTTAGGTACTTCAGAATGAGCTCCATAACACTATCAGGTGGAATTATGCGATATTTTTGGTAAATTGATGCATGGTGTTTCTCCTCAAACAGCCTGTGGGCCATGGCAGTCTAACTCTCAGTTGATTTTCTTTTCACGAGTGACTCAGCAGGTGTTTAAGCTTGTGTCCCTGCTTACAGTCTGGTTGatcattaacttaaaaaaaaaagaaggagaaagaatAGATGCCGAAAACTTACATAAGTAAACAGACTGTGTTGAATGTTATCACATTTCATTAATTATAGTGGAGACTGGTGTAACTGCTGTGAGTTTATCACTCACCAATTATTTATTAACCACTCTTGATCATTCACACGCGTTTTCAGTTTGCTAAAAGAGACTGGTTTTATCTTGAactaaatttaaacatttatttctttttctatacaTGCAAGCAAATTAAACAGTCACAGAATAATGTAAGTGGTAATGTAACTGCATTTAAGTGCATTTTTGCTCTATGCTTACCCTGTACTATAAGTACTTTACTGGAATAGCATACAGGAGTCTCTCAGCCAGGGAGTGtggaatataaaatgtaaagtttttcttttttgattgacCCTTGTGTTAATTAGGGGAGAGGCATGCAGAAGCACACACACTGGTTAATCGATATGTACCACTAAATTATATGAGATTATAAACTTACACGAGACGTAAACACAGGGAAGCTACAGTCTTGTTTAAAttgaacaaataataatttatttaaactccTTCGTGCATGACTATGCAAGAATAGGAAATCATTCGCAAAAGcataataggaaataaataagaGAGCAGCcaaaagtatctatctatctgtgtaAACTTACCTTTTGCAGTTTTTAATCTTTATACGcagcaaacaaaataaatccgGAAAGCAGTCATGGAAAGCGGAAAATTAAGACAGTATCAATACACTGACACTTTCACGACACTTCCACTTTTTCTCGCGAGATTTTCACAAATCTCTTAAAGAGACAGCACATGTTTCTGACACCTCCCATTTCAGTCTTCTGTTTGTGAAATTTTATGATAAGAACGAAATCATGTTTACGAAGTATGTGGTGTAGTTATTTCACCaagtttttatgaataatattaataaaaagatttaGTTAAACGATCCAAGACTATAAAGCTTTGTTTTTTacccttagtttttttttttcaagcattttgttacattttatttttaatcgaAGATAACACATTTATACTTTTTCACAATACTTATCTATATTCAAGATCTGGAATAGTGGAATAGTGTTAGTcagccactctctctctctctctctctctctatatatatatatatatatatatatatatatatatatatataacttaataAGATACAGCAAACAAGTTGTTGTAACcatagtggatttatgcaagaaaactgTAAGAAGTGTTGAACATTTGACGTAAAAAAATAAACGACAAAGAATTCATGGACGTCCAAATCGTCAGTAAACTAGTTCAATAAGAAAGATACGCTTCAGAACTTGTGGAATAACATGCCCGTACACacgtcatttacagacctccagggccgtattctaaatttctttgtgaatttgcaggtttcctctcaaacctagtcgtttctgtagacaaggcgttaattgctgaagattttaatattcattttgagaatccagaagaccctttgcgtagagcatttatgtccatactggactcagtaagAGTAAATcggtgtgtagtaggacccactcataaagcaggtcacactttagattttattCTTCAGATTAtccataagaaatttattcgcaactccactgtctgaagttatatcagatcactatcttgtctcaattaaagtgtgttatagtgataaTGTATGCGCAGCACCACGCTACCGTACTAgtcgtacattcacatcaaataccacactaGAGACCTGTGCGAGACAGATTTTTCCGTCCCGCTCCCGCCCACTCCCGCAAGATTCTGTCCTGCTCCCGCCCGCTCccgcaaaaatatatattattttctctCGCTCCCGCCCACAGTATTCAAGTTTTGTCCCGCTCCCGCCCGCAAAAATCCCGCAggtaaacatatacagtaagtagttttatttttactgcttCTTTCCGCTACTCTGTTATTTGTTTCAATTGCTTCCCTTTttagtctactgtatataaaaaaaaaacgggaaataaatatgttttgttttatttgagtttgaTTAAATGGAATGATGAACATAGACATGAACGAGGAGCTTTTCAGAACAGAGAAATACACTCAGAACTGTTATAAATAGGCTAATAATCTtgcaatgaaacaaaataataataaacgttGATTTCTCAAGGGGTcaaacagaaaagcatttgGCCTAATACTGCTTTAGAACGTTAGGCTTTTTTGCCTTCAGCAATGTCCAAACATTGAACATAAGTTATCCTTATttctcaataaataaaaataagtgctGACCTTGCGCctgtaaatagtttttattttaatttagttgtTCTTGTTGCTTTTGTGCAGTAGATAAATACTATAGtatttgttttcaataaattaatttttagatGATTCCATTTTGCGGGAGTCCCGCGGTTAATTTTCTTCTCCCGCAACCCGCACATACATGAGGACCTTACTGCCCGCACCCGCATTCACCCATCAAATCTTGTCCCGCGCCACACTCCGTGCGCTGGGTCCCGCGGTACTCCCGCAGGAGTGCAGGTCTCTATACCACActgagttttatcagtaatctcccagagttaacaactttgattggattaccgtctgatcccacagaactcgatcaagcgactgaatatttaaagtCAACGttattatttaataccgtagccaaattaactagaaataagaccacttcagAAATCTCCACGTACAATACCACATCGTACAATAGTGAGGAcctttatgaactttttaaataatacaattttaaatatcagacataaaattgaggttttgaaaccggacaatgcaattgatgcagatattaaactaactatgtcaaattggaacctagaatacttttctccccttgaagagaatgaacaaaTTTtacatctcttctgcaaattcatcaacttgtatattagattctatgccgacacattttcttaaacagatagtaccagcaataacagaacccctgttgagaataattaattcttcactcagcattgggtatgttccaaaacctAGCAGtaattaaaccgattattaagaaacctgacctcgacctctgtcagctgtccaattacaggccaatatcaaacctcccgttcaTCTCTAAGATGCttgaaaagatagtagcggagcagctatgcttatatctacatagaaatagcatacattacctgtattagtcaggatttaggccttatcACAGCTCAGAAACAGCACCCGTTACAgcagtaaatgacctcctattggcctctgatcagggttgtgtaactacaGTATGCTTGTTttactcaacctcagtgcagcgtttgacaccattgatcatgggattcttcttcacagattagaaaatgtagtgggaattaagggtacagccctctcctggctcagatcctatttgaccgatcgttattcaattcaattcaattcaattcaattttatttgtatagcgcttttagcaattttcattgccgcaaagcagctttacatagtcaaaagaattatttaggtttgtatgaaatgtgaatttgtatgaatcaaaatggtcagtttgtccctggtgagcaagccgagggcgacagtggcaaggaaaaactccctgagatggtaagaggaagaaaccttgagaggaaccagactcaacagggaacccatcctcatttgggtgaaacaaaaggcagtaaatgatctgcatttatacagtgtgtagggtgggaggcagttcagctataatagctgatgttaattgatgttaatatggagtccaggtagttattgaagacccaggtagacttgtaagaagttccagtcatgaactatcgaactgtcaagtccccagagaaacagttgccaacaccagtcaaggccagaaccattttctaggtagagagaatcattcccagacaccagacgcatcccagagagacacacggggcatccatgtgacgagatcttcagccagaagcggggcaccaggatgggtcagacaggtccggagggcagagggagtctggatcactggcagctcaggaacgacatgtgtagctcgacagagagagagagaaagagtgaaagggggggacaggaggagagaggaaaaagaaagagggggggaaagagaagaagaggagagatggcagttaggtatggtcacagtcacacaatgtataatgtgaatgtatattaactgtagcgtgcaagcagagactccggcaggactaactatgacagcataactaaaagggagagccagaaggaaacacaaacatgagggcttcctgacatgtaaagcaaacaatcccctcaccgtcagcaaacctgagtgatcaatgagagtgaggaagacagcatccaaacataccagttcaccataatactctacgtccatgagtcccccagatctgctcctttacctatggcaaatctatttataaaaatgctcggctaaataaataggtttttagcctggacttaaacactgagactgtgtctgagtcccgaacactatttggaagactattccataactttggggctttgtaagaaaaagctctgcccccagctgtatttttcataatacgcggtactgacaagcagcctgcatcctttgatcgaagtaggcgtggcggatcgtaagacactagcagttcgctcaggtactgcggcgcgagaccatttaatgctttatatgtcaagagtagtattttaaaatcaatgcgaaatttcacagggagccaatggagtgaagataagataggggtgatgtgctcatatcttctggttctggtgaggactctcgctgctgcattctggactagctgaagcttatttatgcatctagctgaacaaccagacagtaaggcattacaatagtccaacctagaggtgataaaagcatgaactagtttttctgcgtcgtttagcgacaataaatttcttattctggcaatatttctgaggtgaaagaatgctatcctggtaatattatctacatgtgcttcaaatgaaaggctggaatcaataatcacaccaaggtctttcactgttgcatttgatggaacagaaaggccatctaaagttacggtatgatctaaaattttactcctagctgtatgcggtcctatgactaaaacttctgtcttatccggatttagcagaaggaagttagttagcatccaatttcttatgtcctgcacacattgctcaattttagtaagctgttttttctcgtcaggttttgctgagacatataactgtgtatcatcagcataacaatgaaaactaataccatgcttacggattatgttgcccagaggaagcatgtaaatagcgtgatcaacagtgtcaaaagctgcactgaggtcaagtaatacaagcatagttacacaaccctgatcagaggccaatagaatgtcatttactactttaacgagcgctgtctctgtactgtgatgaggcctaaatcctgactgatacagttcatgtatgccattcctatgtatatatgagcatagctgctccgctactatcttttccaggatcttagagataaaggggaggtttgatattggtctgtaactggacagctgacaggggtcgaggtcaggtttcttaattattggtttgataactgctaatttaaaagattttggaacatatccaatgctgagtgaagaattaattattctcaacaggggttctattattgctggtactatctgtttaagaaaatgtgtcggtacaggatctaatatacaggttgatgaatttgaagaagagatgagtgaaattagttcattctcttcaaggggagtaaagtattctaggttctggtctgacatggctagattaacatctgcatcaattacattgttcggtttcaaaacctcaattttatgcctaatatttacaattttattattaaaaaagttcatgaagtcctcactattgcatgatgttgttgtggagatttctgcagtggtcttatttctggttaatttggctacagcattaaataagaatctaggattatttttattttcttctataagagtggagagatatgttgatctagctacactaagagcttttctatagttcaggatgctctccttccatgctatttgaaatactagtaatttagtttgacgccatttacgttctaatttccgagcgttatcagtatgtagaattaaatggtgattattctgcatgttctctaggggagtttggtgttccacaaggttcagtcttaggcccactgctttttgccctatacatgcttcctctaggcaaaataatctgtaaacatgttttattagttttcattgttatgctgacgacacatagttatatgtctcagcaaaaccaaatGACATAAACCAgattactaaagttgagcaatgtttgcaggacataaaagattggatgctaattaacttccttctgcttaatcctgatacgacagaagttctagtcatgggaccgcattcagctagaagtaagattttagatcacactgtaactttagatggcttttctgttccatcgagtacaacagtaaaatacctcggtgtgattatagattccagcccttcatttgaagcacatgtagataatattaccagaatagcattttttcacctcagaaatattgccaagataagaaatatactgttgctaaacgatgcagaaaaactagttcatgcttttatcacctttaggttggactattgtaatgccttactgtctggttgttcaactaggtgcataaacaagcttcagttagtctggaatgcagcagcgagagtcctcactagaaccagaagatacgagcacatcacacctatcttatcttcacttcattggctccccgtgaaattttgcattgattttaaaatactactcagcgccgcagtatctgagcgaagtgctagtgtcttacgatccgccacgcctactacGAACAAAGGACGCctactttttcttacaaagtcccaaaattatggaatagtcttctaaataatgtttgggactcagacacagtctcagtgtttaagtccagactaaaaacctatttattcaattaagcatttttataaatagatttgcctttggtaaaggagcagatctgggggactcatggacgtagagtattaggtgaactggtatgttaaGATGCTGTCCTTcccactctcactgatcactcaggtttgttgatggtgaggtgattgtttgctttacatcttagggagtcctcatgtctgtgtttccttctggctctcccctttaagttatgctgttatagttagtcctaccgtagtctctgcttgcactctacactaaatatacattcacattatacattatgtgactgcaacCATATCTGTTATCTCTCCCcttctgctctccccttttctctttcctatctccccctctctctcttccttctctctgtcgagctacacatgtcgttcctgtgCTGCcggtgatccagactccctctgtcctccggacctgtctgacccatcctagtgccccgcttctggttggagatttcgttgcatggatgccccgtgtgtctctttggaatgcgtctggcatctggggatggtttcactctaccataaagacggttctggcctcaactggtgttgacagctgtttctctgaggacttgacttggctgcggttgctctatagttcaagattgcaattgtccccaataactacctggactccatatttacatcaattaacatcacctgttatagctgaactgcctgccacctaatgCACTgcataaatgcagatcaattcctgctttctgtttcacccaaatgaggatgggttccctgttgagcctggttcctcttaaggtttcctctcagggagtttttccttgccactgtcgcccgtgGCTTGCCCACCAGGgacacagcgcatcactttcccacattttgttatgtcacaacCTCAttctaaaatgaattaaaaaattttttttttctgaattctaCAGACAACactccataatgacaacatgaaaaaggtTTATTGAGAATTtcgcaaatttattaaaaataaaaaaaaattgaaagcacatgtacataagtattcacagcccttgccatgaagctcaaaattgagctcaggcgcatcctgtttcccgatcatccttgagatgtttctgcagcttaattggtgTCCACCtctggtaaattcagttgattggacacgATTTgcaaaggcacacacctgtctatataaccAAGCATgtagtcaaaggaattgtctgtagacctcagagacaggattgtctcgaggcacaaatctgggtaaggttacagaaaaatttctgttgCTTTGATGGTcacaatgagcacagtggcctccatcatccataacTGGAAAAAGTTCAAACCCACCAGGattcttcctagagctggctggccatctaaactgagcgatcgggggagaaggacCTTattcagggaggtgaccaagaacctgatggtcactccttcagagctccagaggtcctctgtagagagaggagaacctttcaGGGGGACAATTATCTCTGCGCAATctaccaatcaggcctatatggtagagtggccagagagtctcatcagatcTGAGAATTtagtttctcatggtctgagagttcTTTAGGTgcaaatacttatgtacatgtgctttctcaatttttttatttttaataaatttgcaaaaatctcaagtaaacttttttcacgttgtcattatgggacgttgtgtgtagaattctgaggaaaaaataaatttaatctattttagaataagtctgtgacataacaaaatgtggaaaaagtgatgcgctgtgaatactttccggatacACTGTATGTGCTGGGGCTGATATCATGACAGACTGTAAAAGAAACTCAAAtcacaaatgtaaaataaagacTTTATTAGCTTTTAGCTTTTGAATCTACATCTAGAAACAACTTactatgttttaaaaatctCTGTGCTAACACGTGGTAGATTTCtacaaataacaataatttgaTCCATTTAATAGTGCACCAATGTGATCAttacaaacaataaaatatggaTGAATAATGTTCTGTTAGCCTTCATGTTAGTCTTCGTTTAAATCAGAGCGCTTCTCTTCACTGTGGTTTACATGCCAGCACACAATAGAAGTCAGTAGTGAACTCTAAGTTAGTCTCAGGTGATGAGACGCCCATTTCCTCTAGAAGCCTGAAACAGAATGGAGGttgaatgtgttaaatatgtgtttgtatatataaacacaatgCAAAAATGTCTTTCATAATAATACACTTACTTTAAAGCATGTAATCACATAAGATGATAATATGGAAAGTATATCAAGGCATgattttataggaaaataattaacagtaAGGTGGTGTGATGGTGTTTTATCTGTATGCTATTTACTTTGGAAAACAATAATTGTAACAATAGCAATTAATCAAACAACTATATTTAACAGAGAACACAATGCTGTACCTTTCATCTGtttgcacatgcatttaaatgttgtgaAATGTCCTATTATCATATTATAGCAAATATATAATGCTACATAATAGACTGAAGGTACTTCAGTAGCATAATGTATTGCCACTGCAAAGTTGATTATTAGCCCATAATACCACATCTCGAAGGAGTTTATCCCCCTAATACTAATATAATTTGTCCAGTTtcgttatttagcacaaaatgatgtgttttttttgtcttttgtacagtacacatAAATCGTAAAACATCGTCAAGACAAATTAGCTTCTCTTACCatgttatctacagtatataatactgCAAAATTATTATGAACTAAGAATACACTGATTACCGTGTCATCATTGACTCTAAAAGAGCAGTTGCTTCTTGAGGATTTGTCCTAAAGTAGGTCTGACAGGAAGAGAAAGTCTCCACAAAGCCGACTACACCTGCAACCGTCATCTCCATCTTCAGTGGAATTCTTTCAATCCTTTCAAAAGAAAGTCAGTTTACAAGTTAAAACAATGTTATTAAACAAACATAGGATGTATAACTTGGATGTAGTATagattttaatatacattactGTTGGCAACATGCAATGCAAAGTATGAATGAGACACTAATAGACCAACACTTACTCTCTACCTACAACCTTGTAAATTATgagtaattaatttataaatatacaaacaaatcCCACAatctacaaataaataaataaatagtctttgttaaagaaatacagcATGCATTGTGTTACTAATGAACCTTAATAGAGTATCACACAACATGACTTGGACCACTTGTAGGAATTACACCTATACAGAGCTCCTTTGTTCCTGCAGTTTGTAAATATCTATTCCTAAACTGTGTAATAACAACGGCCTAGTGTTACAACTGTGCCATGATACTCAGAAGCAATCCTTCCGAGCTGATTGAGAAATTTTTCAATTAATAGCACTGATTAAAcaggatcatttaaaatgcccACAGTGTTGAACAAAATTACAATAGCTTTTTGGTTTGGGAAAGTGCTGGGGCAGCCAAGGGGCAACCTCAAGTTCAGAAAAATTAATCCAATCCCCGAAAGCTGTAAGCAATTGTATAAAGCAGGGGTATCTTATCCTATCCGCAATGGGTTGGTGTtgctgtactgtaggttttcattCTGACCAAACAGAAACCAGAATGGCTGAGAGCCAGACTGACCTGATTAACAAGGTGACTTGCACCAAAATCTTTTCATGATGCTAATGAATGACTCAACAACTACTCAAATCCATGGATTGATGCTATGTCATGAAATGGTTTATACAGATTGTCATTTGCATATACCTTTCTTTGTCGGCGAAGGGTATTGCTTCAAATAAAGCTTGCAGTCTTCTATTGGCTATTACCGCCCGAGAACTAGAATAAGGTTTGATAACCTTCTTTACctagtgaaaaacaaacaaaaaataccattgtacaaaaaagtaaacatacagtagaataaAAGTC
The DNA window shown above is from Clarias gariepinus isolate MV-2021 ecotype Netherlands chromosome 5, CGAR_prim_01v2, whole genome shotgun sequence and carries:
- the LOC128523865 gene encoding putative methyltransferase DDB_G0268948, coding for MAHRLFEEKHHASIYQKYRIIPPDSVMELILKYLNKKKGPPHELAVDLGCGTGQNTRLLAPHFQKVVGIDVSESQVEEARAVPGFANVTYRSGPAEVLPFPDGSVDLLTAASAAHWFDTEPFLKEAARVLKSHGCIALLGYTDDFNLYYGSCSDKLNNICAEVKKVIKPYASPRVVIANSRLQALFEAIPFADKERYMQMTICVNNFMT